In one Sphingomonas sp. AP4-R1 genomic region, the following are encoded:
- a CDS encoding cytochrome ubiquinol oxidase subunit I produces the protein MDPGVVDLSRLQFALTALYHFLFVPLTLGMSFMLVIMESVYVMTNREVWRVTTRFWGKIFGINFVLGVATGLTMEFQFGTNWSYFSHYVGDIFGAPLAIEGLMAFFLEATFVGLMFFGWDRLSKVGHLFVTFLVALGTNLSALWILVANGWMQNPVGATFNPDTMRMEVTDFGAVLFNPIAQAKFVHTVSAGYVCASVLVLGVSAFWLLKGRFVPVARRSMTVAAAFGLAASLSVVVLGDESGYALTDNQRMKLAAIEAAWHTAPAPAGLTIIGLPDVKDRTTRYEVKVPWVLGLIATRSLDGTVTGMSELVLKAQERITSGIVAYDAVQALKADPGDAPARARFEAHKRDLGYALLLKRTMSDPRKATPQQISAAAWDTVPSVPLMFWSFRVMAAVGFAMILMFATAFTLCSLRRHMDARWFLKLAVAAIPLPWIAIELGWIVAEMGRQPWAIDGVLPTFLAPSSLSRGAIITTIAGFTALYGTMAVIEVRLMLAAIRHGPEEREEQPAPGPIPASMSVTA, from the coding sequence ATGGATCCAGGTGTCGTCGATCTGTCACGGCTGCAATTCGCGCTGACAGCACTCTATCACTTCCTGTTCGTTCCGCTGACACTCGGCATGAGCTTCATGCTCGTCATCATGGAATCGGTTTATGTGATGACGAACCGCGAGGTGTGGCGCGTCACCACCCGCTTCTGGGGCAAGATCTTCGGGATCAACTTCGTGCTGGGTGTCGCGACCGGGCTGACGATGGAATTCCAGTTCGGCACGAACTGGTCCTATTTCTCCCACTATGTCGGCGACATTTTCGGGGCCCCGCTCGCGATCGAGGGCCTGATGGCCTTCTTCCTCGAAGCGACGTTCGTCGGGCTGATGTTCTTCGGCTGGGATCGCCTGTCGAAGGTCGGCCACCTGTTCGTCACCTTCCTGGTGGCGCTGGGCACGAACCTTTCGGCGCTGTGGATCCTCGTCGCCAATGGCTGGATGCAGAATCCGGTCGGCGCGACCTTCAATCCCGATACGATGCGGATGGAGGTGACCGATTTCGGCGCGGTGCTGTTCAATCCGATCGCACAGGCCAAATTCGTCCACACCGTCAGCGCGGGCTATGTCTGCGCCTCGGTGCTGGTGCTGGGCGTCTCGGCCTTCTGGCTGCTGAAGGGACGCTTCGTGCCGGTCGCGCGGCGCTCGATGACGGTGGCAGCGGCGTTCGGCCTCGCGGCCTCGCTGTCGGTGGTCGTGCTGGGTGACGAGAGCGGTTACGCGCTGACGGACAACCAGCGCATGAAGCTCGCCGCGATCGAAGCGGCGTGGCACACGGCGCCGGCACCGGCCGGGCTCACCATCATCGGCCTGCCCGACGTCAAGGATCGCACCACGCGCTATGAGGTGAAGGTGCCCTGGGTGCTGGGCCTGATCGCGACGCGCAGCCTGGACGGCACCGTCACCGGCATGTCCGAACTGGTGCTGAAGGCGCAGGAGCGCATCACCTCGGGCATCGTCGCTTATGATGCGGTGCAGGCGCTGAAGGCCGACCCCGGCGACGCGCCGGCGCGCGCCCGGTTCGAGGCGCACAAGCGCGATCTCGGCTATGCGCTGCTGCTGAAGCGGACCATGTCCGATCCACGCAAGGCGACGCCGCAGCAGATCAGTGCGGCGGCCTGGGATACGGTGCCGAGCGTGCCGCTGATGTTCTGGTCGTTCCGCGTGATGGCGGCGGTCGGCTTCGCGATGATCCTGATGTTCGCCACCGCGTTCACGCTCTGCTCGCTCCGGCGGCACATGGATGCGCGCTGGTTCCTGAAGCTGGCCGTGGCGGCGATCCCGCTGCCGTGGATCGCGATCGAGCTCGGCTGGATCGTCGCCGAAATGGGGCGCCAGCCCTGGGCGATCGACGGCGTGCTGCCGACCTTCCTCGCGCCGAGTTCGCTCAGCCGGGGCGCGATCATCACGACGATCGCGGGCTTCACCGCGCTTTACGGTACGATGGCCGTGATCGAGGTGCGCCTGATGCTCGCCGCGATCCGGCACGGACCGGAAGAGCGTGAGGAGCAGCCCGCACCGGGTCCGATCCCGGCCAGCATGTCCGTGACGGCCTGA
- the cydB gene encoding cytochrome d ubiquinol oxidase subunit II, whose amino-acid sequence MFDYETLRLIWWALLGVLLIGFALTDGFDLGVAALLPFVARSDVERRMVINSIGPTWEGNQVWFILGGGAIFAAWPFVYAVSFSGFYLAMFLVLSAFILRPVGFKYRSKKPDPAWRSRWDWALFVGGFVPALVFGVAVGNVLLGAPFRFDGDLRVFYEGTLLGLFTPFTLLCGLLSVAMLVMHGAAWLVIKVEAGPVADRARMFGTIAAFLSILLFAGGFAFIAWSGMGYHITSVIDPAGPSNPLRTTTAQAAGAWLDNYASHRWMMLAPVLGFAGAALALVGIRRDGELAAFAGSSLATVGIIATVGCSMFPIILPSSIDAHSSLTVFNASSTHKTLGIMLFVTVVLLPIVLLYTAWAYKVMFGRVTTHAVNTNPDYY is encoded by the coding sequence ATGTTCGATTATGAAACGCTGCGCCTGATCTGGTGGGCGCTGCTGGGTGTGCTGCTGATCGGCTTCGCACTGACCGACGGCTTCGATCTGGGCGTGGCGGCCCTCCTGCCGTTCGTCGCCCGGAGCGATGTCGAGCGGCGGATGGTGATCAATTCGATCGGGCCGACGTGGGAGGGCAACCAGGTGTGGTTCATCCTCGGCGGCGGCGCGATCTTCGCGGCCTGGCCGTTCGTCTATGCGGTCAGCTTCTCGGGCTTCTATCTGGCGATGTTCCTCGTCCTGTCGGCCTTCATCCTGCGGCCGGTGGGCTTCAAATATCGCTCGAAGAAGCCCGATCCCGCCTGGCGTTCGCGCTGGGACTGGGCGCTGTTCGTGGGCGGCTTCGTGCCGGCTCTGGTGTTCGGCGTGGCGGTGGGCAACGTGCTGCTGGGCGCGCCCTTCCGCTTCGATGGCGACCTGCGCGTCTTCTACGAAGGTACGTTGCTGGGGCTGTTCACGCCGTTCACCTTGCTGTGCGGGCTGCTGTCGGTGGCGATGCTGGTGATGCACGGTGCGGCCTGGCTCGTGATCAAGGTGGAGGCGGGGCCGGTCGCCGATCGGGCGCGCATGTTCGGGACGATCGCGGCATTCCTGTCGATCCTGCTGTTCGCGGGTGGCTTCGCATTCATCGCCTGGAGCGGCATGGGCTATCACATCACGAGCGTGATCGATCCGGCCGGACCCTCCAATCCGCTCCGCACCACCACCGCGCAGGCGGCGGGCGCGTGGCTCGACAATTATGCGAGCCACAGGTGGATGATGCTGGCGCCCGTGCTCGGCTTCGCCGGGGCGGCGCTGGCACTGGTCGGCATCCGCCGCGACGGGGAGCTGGCGGCGTTCGCCGGATCCTCGCTGGCCACGGTCGGCATCATCGCGACGGTGGGCTGCTCGATGTTTCCCATCATCCTGCCGTCGAGCATCGATGCCCATTCCAGCCTGACCGTCTTCAACGCATCGTCGACGCACAAGACGCTGGGGATCATGCTGTTCGTCACTGTGGTGCTGCTGCCGATCGTGCTGCTCTACACGGCCTGGGCCTACAAGGTGATGTTCGGCCGGGTGACGACGCACGCCGTGAACACCAATCCCGATTATTACTGA
- the cydX gene encoding cytochrome bd-I oxidase subunit CydX, translated as MWYFTWVLGLGLAVGFGILNGIWHEFHLPMDEDN; from the coding sequence ATGTGGTATTTCACATGGGTTCTCGGCCTTGGCCTGGCGGTCGGCTTCGGAATCCTGAATGGCATCTGGCACGAATTCCACCTGCCGATGGATGAAGATAACTAA
- a CDS encoding Crp/Fnr family transcriptional regulator — MRDHALCGSLNDTELTALNALGQRRRIGPTQVVAWAGDEAVVCGNILSGVLKLVAATADGREQIVGLLYPGDFFGRPYAGQTDFTLTALTDAELCIFPRVAFERVLEDHHRMERLLLQRTFDSLNEARGRMLALARKSAGEKVAGFLIDMAARAGDAACRAAPDGPVTFDLPLTRGQIADVLGMTIETVSRQLTKMRASGVIGLPGGRAVTISDSAALAAQAEAA; from the coding sequence GTGCGTGACCACGCGCTTTGCGGAAGCCTCAACGATACCGAACTGACGGCGCTGAACGCACTGGGCCAGCGTCGCCGGATCGGGCCGACGCAGGTGGTGGCCTGGGCCGGCGACGAAGCGGTGGTGTGCGGCAACATCCTGTCGGGCGTGCTGAAACTGGTCGCGGCGACGGCCGACGGGCGGGAGCAGATCGTCGGCCTGCTCTATCCGGGCGACTTCTTCGGGCGGCCCTATGCTGGGCAGACCGATTTCACGCTGACCGCGCTCACCGATGCCGAATTGTGCATCTTCCCGCGCGTCGCGTTCGAGCGCGTGCTGGAGGATCACCACCGCATGGAGCGGCTGCTGCTCCAGCGCACGTTCGACTCGCTGAACGAGGCCCGGGGCCGGATGCTGGCGCTCGCGCGCAAATCGGCGGGCGAGAAGGTCGCGGGTTTCCTGATCGACATGGCGGCGCGCGCGGGCGACGCGGCCTGCCGCGCGGCACCGGACGGACCCGTCACGTTCGATCTGCCGCTCACGCGCGGCCAGATCGCCGACGTGCTGGGCATGACGATCGAGACGGTGAGCCGCCAGTTGACCAAGATGCGCGCCAGCGGCGTGATCGGCCTGCCCGGCGGGCGCGCGGTGACGATCAGCGACAGCGCCGCGCTCGCCGCGCAGGCGGAAGCGGCTTAG
- a CDS encoding DoxX family protein, whose amino-acid sequence MATLFDTKTSTSSVPGVLPLIGRIGIAAIFVLSGLSKLADPAGTIGYIQSAGLPLPQVGYAIALLVELVGGLALILGYRTRLVAAILAFFSIATALAFHNALGDQMQFINFFKNVAMAGGLLNVVAFGGGRLSLDARR is encoded by the coding sequence ATGGCTACGCTGTTCGACACCAAGACCTCGACCTCCTCCGTGCCCGGCGTGCTGCCGCTGATCGGCCGCATCGGCATCGCCGCGATCTTCGTGCTGAGCGGCCTTTCGAAGCTGGCGGATCCGGCCGGCACGATCGGCTATATCCAGTCGGCGGGGCTGCCGCTGCCGCAGGTCGGTTACGCGATCGCCTTGCTGGTGGAGCTGGTCGGCGGCCTCGCCCTCATCCTCGGTTACCGCACGCGCCTCGTCGCCGCGATCCTCGCATTCTTCTCGATCGCGACCGCACTTGCCTTCCACAATGCGCTGGGTGACCAGATGCAGTTCATCAACTTCTTCAAGAATGTCGCGATGGCGGGCGGCCTGCTCAACGTGGTGGCCTTCGGTGGCGGTCGCCTCAGCCTCGACGCGCGCCGCTAA